The following are encoded in a window of Sminthopsis crassicaudata isolate SCR6 chromosome 5, ASM4859323v1, whole genome shotgun sequence genomic DNA:
- the LOC141543143 gene encoding uncharacterized protein LOC141543143, whose amino-acid sequence MAAAGTAGCLGRSSGWTAAIRRLLQQFSSAQRPGFSSFQGLPLVVEGQQVGLVGPAVARELQAFPDVFVEVAGSLELRGGRCPKERTEAVAKVLAQLRAEGRLVRLAQWRDEAYEVRPSFGAPALLNVERAAAPLLGVLQFGAHLNAFVRCQDDGTGSQQMLMWLARRSPHKATYPGLLDNLAGGGISAGLGVKETMVKESWEEARVPPELAARAQPVGCLSYTFEEMDGEEQGALVRECLFVFDLEMPEVFTPQVGDGEVQEFYLWPLDKVKEAVSSGSFKPNCALVVVDFLFRHGLLHPDEEPLYPELMAVMHQPL is encoded by the exons ATGGCGGCGGCTGGCACGGCGGGCTGCCTGGGCCGAAGCTCGGGCTGGACCGCGGCGATCCGGCGGCTGCTGCAGCAGTTCAGCTCCGCCCAGAGGCCAG GCTTCTCCAGTTTTCAGGGCCTGCCCCTGGTGGTAGAGGGCCAGCAGGTGGGATTGGTGGGACCTGCCGTTGCCCGGGAACTGCAAGCGTTTCCCGACGTGTTTGTGGAGGTGGCAGGGAGCCTAGAGCTTCGAGGGGGTCGTTGCCCCAAAGAGCGCACAGAGGCGGTGGCCAAGGTCCTGGCTCAGCTGCGAGCTGAGGGCCGCCTGGTGAGGTTGGCGCAGTGGCGAGATGAG GCATATGAGGTGCGACCCAGTTTCGGAGCCCCGGCCTTATTAAATGTGGAGCGAGCAGCGGCCC CCTTGCTGGGAGTCCTCCAGTTCGGGGCGCATCTCAATGCTTTTGTGCGCTGTCAAGATGATGGGACCGGGTCCCAGCAGATGCTCATGTGGCTGGCAAGGAGGTCCCCTCACAAGGCCACCTATCCGGGCCTGCTTGACAACTTG GCAGGCGGGGGCATAAGTGCTGGACTGGGCGTCAAGGAGACCATGGTGAAAGAGAGCTGGGAGGAGGCCCGGGTGCCCCCAGAGCTGGCAGCTCGAGCCCAGCCAGTGGGCTGCCTCAG CTACACCTTTGAGGAGATGGATGGGGAAGAACAGGGGGCTCTGGTTCGAGAATGCCTGTTTGTCTTTGACCTGGAAATGCCTGAAGTTTTCACCCCCCAAGTGGGAGATGGAGAAGTGCAGGAGTTCTACCTCTGGCCCCTGGACAAG GTCAAGGAAGCTGTGAGTTCTGGCAGCTTTAAGCCCAACTGTGCTCTGGTGGTGGTGGATTTCCTGTTCAGACATGGACTGCTGCATCCGGACGAGG AGCCCCTGTACCCAGAGCTCATGGCCGTGATGCACCAGCCCCTGTAA